Part of the Cololabis saira isolate AMF1-May2022 chromosome 15, fColSai1.1, whole genome shotgun sequence genome, GTCCCTAGCCAGGTGGCCACCAAAGCCAGATTATTGGCTCCAACACCAACACTTTCACCTCCTTCGGCAAGGTTCCGGCTGTGTACCACAGCTTGGTCGGCCGACGTGTAAGTTGAATATCTCCCAACTTTTGACAGAGACAACCAATCAACGCAACGTACGAAACCCACGATTCTTTTCGAGAATGGATGACACATTCATAGTCGACTGAGGTGGACGCAGGCGCCGCTGCTGCGGGAATCCTGATGCTGGTTGGGGATGATCACAAAGCAGACTCTTTCTGCCTCATatgccacttttccactagtacctactcagctctactcatctcagcttggCTCGACTCAGctcagcctggtttcttttccataacaattcagcgtCTAGaacagaagtaggaggttggagtgaagctgctgtgacgtatttgattgtgtgatctaaatgaagaagacaacaacactaaagatgtagaacctggaggagataatatatgtgctgctgggtctgtggcttgtgttcaacaTCAAGTTAAAAAGTGGGAAAGTGCAAAACcgagtcgagtcgagtcgggctgagtaggtactagtggaaaagtgctaatacagttttttctgtcttgttTTAGTAGAAGCTTGATACTGTTTGATACTGAAACTGAAGGTTCACTGTTGACAGTGGTTCTGCTCCTCAGGGGGGTACGttagaagagaagaagaggttCTGGAGGGAGTTAgatggagtgatggagaggTGAGAGAGTGGTGATTGGAGCAGACTTCAATGGACATGGTGGAGGAGGCAGCAGAGGTCAGGAGGAAGTGATGTAAGTTGGGTATTCAGGATGCAGATGGAGACGGATGGTGGGGGACTTTGTAAAAAGGATGGACGGATGAGGACGGATGGTGAACAGAGGACGATGGTGAACAGAGGACAGATGGTGAACAGAGGACAGATGGTGAACAGAGGATGATGGTGGACAGAGGACGAGTCGTGAACAGAGGACGGGGTTGGGAGGAGACGGATGATTCGCTGGGACCCCTGAAGGGAACAGCCACAAGGAAACGAAGGAGGAAGATCTACTGACTAGTTCCACATCAACGTGATCTTAAAGTAACAAGAAGCTTTTCCTCGTCAACAAGGGCCCGGACTCCCCTCCCCCCCGTCTACCACAGACTGTCCCCCGACCCCACTGTACATCACATTAGTGTAAAGACCCCACttctgaccttatgcgtcacattaacgcacatcccaggtcacctttgtacagactcattactctggcactttaaaaccaacatgttgtacactttttcttttaacattatttgttcttttgtattgcaccaatcaccacaacaaattccttgtctgtgttaaactacttggcaataaacttctttctgattctgaagaaATTTGGGCTCAATGACAGACGTACCTGCTTCCCCCCGGCAGCCAGCACGCTGAGTCCAAACAGCATGGCCGTGATGCAGATCAACAGCTCCAGAACCAGGAAGATCACCAGCGTTCCCAGAATCCCGTCGATCAACAGCTGTAACCATGGAAACCCAACAGGACAGGTCAGCAGAGAACAACCACTTCCTTCCTGTATGAGATGATTCCTCAGAAACACACAGGTGAACGTCCCAGCTCATCCTTTACTGTATGTGGATTAAAACAGCCCGTTTTCTACATGcactcaaaaacaaaacaaacagccgTTTTGACCAAGGTAGTAGTTGAACAAGTTGGTCACTTACTTTACACTTTTGCTCGATCAGCCCGGTGCATTTTCTGAAACAATGTTGCTGCAGTGGACAGTAAAGACAGAGAAAAGGGAAGTCTGCTGTTTCACAATGTATAACTAGTGATTTTAGTGATATCACTGAAGCAAATGTGCAGTCCTGTCAGCAACGGCTCTGACTAACCAGCCCGCATGCTCAACCAGCAGCAGAATCAtcccttctttttctttacaaATCCCTTTTAATGGTTTCTTTGCAAATTGCAAATGTATTTCATTGcaaatgtgtatgtatgtactgtatgtattatCCTTCACAAGATCTCGACTGAACTGGTCTGAAGAGACTTCAGAGCTGCCGTCATTTAGCATCAGCTCATCAGAGGTCCCATAATTTGAGCTGTTCCCACCCTGGTCTGAACCCCGGCCGTACTCGACCCGGTAGTGACATCAgaaatgaggatgtttggacagataTGATCAGAGTAAGGGAAGTCTCGCCGGGTCGAGACCGGGCAACTGGACTTCTGTTTCTTCTATGCTGTCACGGtttgttacttcctgttttattttgaagcctgtgtttttgtgtttgagtttttgtttgagcttcctgtttcccatcggccctgatcgtctgctcctgtgtctcgttaacccttgtgtatatcttgtcttgtctttcctctgctccctgctggtccgtactgtttcctccctccgtgttttctgctcaggtttttgtagttttttattcttgttttaagctCTGGTTTTCGTATCCtgttcagcagcgcttttggttttgttttgaccagtggtgtaaagtaacgaagtacaagtacttcgttattgtacttaagtaagatttttgagaatttgtacttttattgatactttcatttttctgtacttttacttttacttcgttacattttcaaggaaaaaatcgtacttttaatccgctatatttaaaattggacacgtcgttactcgctacaaattaaagaacagcacagcgggggctgatttatggttctgcgttacaccggcgcagagctatggcgtagggtacgcggtgacgcacaccttacgccgtagcctacggcgtaaggtgtgcgtcgatttaacgcggaaccatgaggcggacgggaaggaaggggggcgcgtgaatataccgagaaggagctgcagctcccgggagagttgcgccgcagaggcgggccggaaggccggaggaacagCCGTCGCGTtgagtaccgatgaggactgaagcctgaattatggttctgcgttaaatcgacgcagagcctcgccgtagggtacgggccctgcgttggtgtaacgcggaaccataaatcagccttgagcggcagccgacgcgtgtccatgcgcaccattctttgaatccaccccttctaaggtggttttggcatttaaaagttcaaaagtctcatcctttatcagctggggttgcttaatgttgtcactgcatactacaggctgggggtgaacctgtcagcggggccaatggggtacagcagcagtgatgagcaaagggagaaattaaaatggggtaatggaaacaaacgctaaataataatatcaccattatttagagttgtaagcaaatacttgtattcttcatttctttgcaatccttttgaaaataattttgtactttgaattttgtactttgtactttgtactttttacttttgtacttaagtacaccatgtacttttggtactttattatatttaagttgaggtacttttatacttttacttaggtacttttcttaatgggtactttttacttttacttaagtaatttcaagcagaaaatttgtacttttacttaagtacaatatttttgtactttttccacctctggttttgactaataaatcactgtttttgGCAACTCCTAccttctggtctcctgcatctgatCAAGTTTTGCCTTTTGGCAATATGTCTTCCGGGAGGCAGAACTCTCAATTCCTGGTTGGCaggaggtagaggaagaggagtccccCCTTCcaggggttctcagccccaggggaaacaacaacaacggcggcggcagccccagcctgttccagTGGGGTTCCTGGACGCACCTCTCTGTTCCCGAgatggtcccggacgcacttcAGCCGACACCCAGGCCCCTGCCAAGGAGCCGGTGTCCGctgaagccggcccctcggattcTGTGTCCCCCAAAGCCGGCCCCTAGGACTCTGCCTGCGCCCAAGCCAAGGTCCCGAGAACGCCCGTCTGCCCGGCCCCTCTGacggccccctgaactgtctcgccAGTCTATTACCCCGGGGCATTTCCCCAGAGCGTGTATTCCCACCCGCGGGGTATTGAACGCCAGGGTTCAGCGGGTTCATCGTCTTTACTGCGGATGAACCCGTTTGAACGGCTCAGAACTATGGCGCTTGACAATGCTTGGGCGGTACTACGGTTTGAAGAACCGCCTGCAGAAGCACGACAGCTGTCTGCAGGTTTATGGTTTAGAACAGTTCCGGCCCAGAACACGTCTGGTCCTTCATCGATGTTCCCTCCAGCGTAGCTCCAGCGGGTCGGAGAGCTAGCTCGAGCTACGCTCCAACTGTGAGAGGGTTTCTCTCCTTCACACTTCCAGGATATGTTTGTCCTGCCAACATTGTTTCAGTCTTGCACCAGGCAAGACTCGCGTCTGTCAAAGACCACCAATGCGGAGGGCAAATTTCAGGAGGCAAAAACGCTTTCAAGTCTCAAATGTACTTTTGAAATGTTTGTGATGTACAGAACTGAAGGGGAACGTTTACAGATAGTAGAAATGTGTCCTAGCAACCCGCCTCAGAGCCCCAGAAACATGCTGCCGTTCACAGCAGGACAGACTTTGAATGCTTCTCCAATTTAATTTCCAATGGGTAAGGCTGTCAAAGAGCCTCCCCTCCCCCTGAGTGCTGTTGAGGACGTACCACGGCATGCAGCTCCAGGCGCCGGCAGTGCTCGCAGTGGTAGGAGTCCTGGCGGTAGGGCAGGTGCTTGGACATGATGCCCAGAGCAGCGGTGGCGAACGCAGCGCTGATGAGATGCAGCACCAGGACACACTTCACCTGCAGGCAACAACGGCAGCGTTCATGTCATCGTCATCACACCGACCAACCACAGGAATGAACCAGTCAAGAAGCTCCAACACCCTCAGCATGATCTCATCCTTATACTGGATATCTCAGTGATGTGTTCCAGTAAAACTTTGTTGTCAAGAGTAATTTAATTTCACTGTGAAGCTGGAAGGCAAAGTGCTACCAGGAGCTTCTTCTGTGAACTTAGACAAACCAATTATACTAAATAATCTTGCTATTTGCTtgctatacagtatatatatatttataccaccgtctgtgtgaatactggattctgattggctggcaggtgtaggttatcacttataaCCTCCACCTAGAAAACCTAGAGAAGtgtggtcaaattgcctgatatctttaatatcattgcgctggatcaactgccaggtggtaaccacggcaacggagattcagagaagaagagccggctaccgcaggacggcaaCATGAgggattttgtaatttctttaatttatttggtgaatttaacaattttgatgactgggatgcagaagaggagagaaaagaaaatagccgagcggagctgagcggactagaatatctcccgttaccaaggaaactgagttatggcttgttaaaaaacggctaaagacgagagattaaatagtccgctcagccgcggcttgttataaaactaatgatttcaactgaaaacacattaaagcatgaataactgatttaatatttatgtttttgtatgttaagcggtataatgcccttcgaggtgtccattaacataaatatatggactttgTGGAAGCAaaccatatatttctgataatgtacaccttgtctggcattatcccttacacattatatatatatatatatatatatatatatatatatatatatatatatatatatatatatacatatatatatatatacatgttgtatatatatgttgtaGGAGGCGGACTCACCCAAAACAGACTGGGTTTCCTGCCGCTGTGCACCAACACTGAACCGGACAGGGTAACCTGGTGCAGTAAAAAGTAAAACGAGTAAGTCCAAGCactcaaaaaaaaactaaacaaagacAGTCAGGAACATCATCACCTTTGCACCTTCTGCGACGCCAAAAACATGTTATCATTTGAGAACAACAAAGATCAGGGATCAAAACCATCATCTCTGCCTGAAATGAGGAAGTTTGACTCAAGTGATTTCTGATTGGTTAAATTCCTGGAGACTTGACAATGGGCGGAGCTAGAGCTCATCAACATGTACAGACACACTTCTTTTAACGGATAAACATGTTATCAACACTGTACTTTCTAGATTTGCTGTAACTGGGATCAAAAGTGTTAATCCTTGTTTTCGTTTGCTTTCAACGGCTCATGTGAAACGTTTAGAAGTTCATCCGTTCACGTGAGACTCCTCCTCCCAGTGATTTCTTTCCGGTGTCACAGAGGGTCTGTTTATACAGTTTATGGGGGTTCCCAGTACTTTCTGTAGTAGAGGGGTGGTGGAGGGGACGGGACAAGAACAACGAAGCGCTAACCAAGAACACGACATGAATCCGtctgtttgcactgtcttgcactggaaaggtgatgctgcttttaatctcactgtacccatgaatagtgacaataaagtattgtattgtattgtattgtattctattctattttattctattcttctAAGGCTTCTATGCTTCTTAAGGCTGCAGAATCAAACAAGAGGGGAAACATTCACTAGATTCATACCGCCGTCTCGGTTGCTATCAAGGCAGTGATAATGTTTGGTAGCGCCAACGTTTATCTGCTATGCAGCAGACGTGCAGAAATTACTGATAACAGGTGACGGGAGTGATGTGACCACCGCCGAGAACGGCCTgttgatcaaatcaaatcaaatcaaatcaaatcaaatcaatctttatttgttaagcacttttcatacaaataaaaaatacaacgcttacataaaacataaaacttaataataataatggatttaaaaactaataagaGAAACTTCTGGTCTTCATCAGCACATGTGCAGCtgagttttgtaataattggaGACTAGAAATGCTCTTTTTAGGAAAACCAGaaagcagggcgttacaataatcaataCGACAGGAGATAAAAGCATCAGCACCTCCATGTTTGCCCGCTCTTTGCTCTTTGAGGTAGGAGTTGAAACAGTTTAAAACTCTTTACTGACCCCACCTGGGTGGTCCTGAAAGGCGTTCCTGGAGGTCGCTACAACCGCCGG contains:
- the LOC133460812 gene encoding uncharacterized protein LOC133460812, with product MAEENKDPVPSVGSLSEGQQMSYSKMEPKTLGAIQIVIGALILCLSASVLNVHEVHFTGDVALFLVVVIQVTLSGSVLVHSGRKPSLFWVKCVLVLHLISAAFATAALGIMSKHLPYRQDSYHCEHCRRLELHAVQHCFRKCTGLIEQKCKLLIDGILGTLVIFLVLELLICITAMLFGLSVLAAGGKQGSQRIIRLLPTPSSVHDSSSVHHHPLFTICPLFTICPLFTIVLCSPSVLIRPSFLQSPPPSVSICILNTQLTSLPPDLCCLLHHVH